AACGATCAATGTTGTGAATACCAGCATTACAATCGGACGCCATGAGCGTTGCAGCCAGCTATCGCCCTGCGCCTCTGCCTTAATCACACCGGCTCGCTCTGACAATTCACTTAACTCGCCATTGACGATCATATTGGCCAGTTTCTGTTTCGCTTCATCTTGCTTTGCCTTATCAGGTAGAACACGTTCAATTAATGTCCCAAGTACAGGAATAGCTCCAGCCCAGCTCATGACAGTTCCTCCAGCCAGTCTTCCACACTGAAAACCGGGCAGGCTTTGTAGGGATTGAAAAACGAATGCCCCACCACTTTTGCAGACGGATACCGCAGTTGCAGGGATTCCACCAGCATTTCCAGACTGAGCATCTGTTCCTGGGTGAAATTGTCTTCCGGCAGGTTGTCCTGACTTAACCCACCCACCAGGCAAATGCCTATGCTGTCATGATTGTGGCCTCTGACATGTGCGCCGATGGCGTCCTGCGAGCGACCCGGCTGCACCAGACCACTGCGCTCAATCACCCAGTGGTAGCCAATATCGCTCCAGTGTCGTTCTACCACATGCCAGTGCCTTATATCTTCGACGGTACAGCCCTGATCTTCCCGAGTCGCTGAACAGTGAATCACGATGTAATGAGTGTGAGTCCTTTTTCTCATGACTCCCCCCTGAGGTAGTAAACGGCTAGGCCAATAGCCGCAGACATAAGCAGCCAACCAAAGCGTTCGATATGACTAAGCACCACGCCACGAGTACTGCTTTGATATTCAAGATGCCGGATACGGTCTTCCATATCCGTCAGCCGGGTATCCAGCTGAGACATGTTTTGTGTTTGGTGAGAAA
Above is a genomic segment from Endozoicomonas euniceicola containing:
- a CDS encoding holin family protein, whose product is MSWAGAIPVLGTLIERVLPDKAKQDEAKQKLANMIVNGELSELSERAGVIKAEAQGDSWLQRSWRPIVMLVFTTLIVCRWLGWSAPDLSEAVELKLFSIVQLGIGGYIASRGIEKVADKLRR
- a CDS encoding N-acetylmuramoyl-L-alanine amidase; protein product: MRKRTHTHYIVIHCSATREDQGCTVEDIRHWHVVERHWSDIGYHWVIERSGLVQPGRSQDAIGAHVRGHNHDSIGICLVGGLSQDNLPEDNFTQEQMLSLEMLVESLQLRYPSAKVVGHSFFNPYKACPVFSVEDWLEELS
- a CDS encoding DUF1664 domain-containing protein, translating into MDDLSSRLDRIDTKLDKLTDAISQLARIEERISHQTQNMSQLDTRLTDMEDRIRHLEYQSSTRGVVLSHIERFGWLLMSAAIGLAVYYLRGES